One Falco naumanni isolate bFalNau1 chromosome 13, bFalNau1.pat, whole genome shotgun sequence DNA segment encodes these proteins:
- the P2RY12 gene encoding P2Y purinoceptor 12, with protein MKATTSFSYSRNNSNCTSDNKISQVIFPLLYTILFLVGIIMNSLAMWVFFKISSKSNFIIFLKNTVISDFLMILTFPFKILSDAKLVSWVLRGFVCQVTQVVFYFTMYISILFLGLITVDRYQKATSPFRTSTPRSLLGAKILSTAIWISMFTLSLPNMVLTNKKKTPKSVKKCAFLKSEFGLVWHEIVNYICQLIFWVNLAVIVVCYILISKELYKSYKRTRCTGKASQKTVNLKVFIIIAVFFICFVPFHFTRIPYTLSQTRDVFECSAQNTLFYLKESTLWLTSLNACLDPFIYFFLCKSFRKSLIDMMCKHTASSELGARMKEQNEGDDTDETPL; from the coding sequence ATGAAAGCCACAACCAGCTTCAGCTACTCTAGAAACAACAGCAACTGCACCAGTGATAACAAAATCAGtcaagtaatttttcctttgctttacaCAATTCTGTTTCTAGTGGGTATCATCATGAACAGCCTGGCAATGTgggtcttttttaaaatatccagtAAATCCAATTTCATCATCTTCCTGAAGAACACTGTCATTTCTGACTTCCTCATGATCCTgacttttccatttaaaatccTCAGCGATGCAAAATTAGTATCATGGGTACTGAGAGGATTTGTGTGCCAGGTCACTCAGGTTGTATTTTACTTCACCATGTACAttagcattttgtttcttggtCTAATAACTGTTGATCGCTATCAGAAAGCCACTTCACCATTCAGAACGTCAACACCAAGGAGCCTTTTAGGTGCTAAGATCCTGTCCACAGCAATTTGGATATCAATGTTTACTCTCTCATTACCCAACATGGTTTTAActaacaagaagaaaacaccCAAGAGCGTAAAAAAGTGTGCCTTCTTGAAATCTGAGTTTGGCTTAGTCTGGCACGAAATCGTAAACTATATTTGTCAACTTATCTTCTGGGTTAATTTAGCAGTCATAGTTGTATGCTACATACTTATAAGTAAAGAACTGTACAAATCCTATAAAAGGACAAGATGCACAGGAAAGGCATCCCAAAAGACTGTAAATCTGAAGGTTTTCATAATTATTGCAGtgttctttatttgttttgtgcCATTCCACTTTACTAGAATCCCCTACACTTTGAGCCAAACAAGAGACGTTTTTGAATGCTCTGCTCAGAACACCTTGTTTTACTTGAAAGAGAGCACGCTGTGGCTGACATCACTGAATGCTTGCCTAGATCCATTCATatactttttcctttgcaaatcaTTTAGAAAGTCCTTGATAGACATGATGTGCAAGCACACAGCATCATCAGAACTCGGAGCACGGATGAAGGAGCAGAACGAAGGAGATGACACAGATGAGACGCCGCTCTAG
- the P2RY13 gene encoding P2Y purinoceptor 13, translating to MGDIANESIVSNSSGAPSSTQQCHRDTTITHLVFPVLYTLIFLLGLVLNSLAFWAFFQIPSTSTFIVYLKNILVSDFIMTLMLPLKILTDSGLGPWQLKAFVCRFSAVVFYNTMYISIVLLGLIAFDRFLKIVRPFGKFWVQNLTSAKILAGLVWLFFFVLSLPNMVLSNKKATPQSVKKCASLKNYFGLKWHEAVNYICQFIFWTVLILMFLFYIIIAKKVYESYIKTRKKNNKSEQRIKGKVFIIFTVFFLCFAPFHFSRVPYTLSQTTTHMDCRLQNQLFVAKESTLWLAATNVCMDPLIYMFLCKPFLEKVLCRRIKTFQKTVHTNPTTELDTRTSATES from the coding sequence ATGGGAGACATCGCAAATGAGAGTATTGTCAGTAACTCCAGTGGAGCACCCTCCTCCACACAGCAGTGCCACCGAGACACCACGATCACCCACCTCGTCTTCCCAGTACTGTATACACTCATCTTCCTTCTGGGACTCGTACTTAACAGCCTGGCTTTTTGGGCTTTCTTCCAGATTCCAAGCACATCAACTTTCATTGTCTATCTGAAAAATATCTTAGTTTCTGATTTTATAATGACCCTGATGCTTCCTCTGAAAATCCTAACGGACTCTGGCCTGGGACCATGGCAACTCAAAGCTTTTGTCTGTCGCTTCTCAGCTGTAGTATTTTACAATACCATGTACATTAGCATAGTGCTACTCGGACTCATTGCTTTTGACAGATTTCTCAAGATTGTGAGACCTTTTGGGAAGTTCTGGGTGCAAAACCTGACCTCAGCAAAGATCCTGGCGGGTCTGGTCTGGCTCTTCTTCTTTGTTCTCTCTCTGCCTAACATGGTCTTATCAAACAAGAAAGCAACACCCCAATCAGTGAAGAAGTGTGCCTCACTGAAGAACTACTTTGGACTCAAATGGCATGAAGCCGTCAATTATATCTGTCAGTTTATTTTCTGGACTGTACTCATCCTCATGtttctattttatataattattgCCAAAAAGGTATATGAGTCTTATATAAAAACAcggaagaaaaacaacaaaagtgAACAACGGATCAAGGGAAAAGTATTCAtcattttcactgtgtttttcttaTGCTTTGCTCCCTTTCATTTTAGCAGGGTTCCCTATACTCTGAGTCAAACGACCACCCACATGGACTGTCGTCTGCAGAACCAGCTCTTTGTTGCGAAAGAAAGCACTCTGTGGCTGGCTGCCACAAACGTCTGCATGGACCCCCTGATATACATGTTCTTGTGCAAACCATTTCTAGAAAAGGTATTATGCAGGAGAataaagacatttcagaaaacagttcatACAAACCCCACAACAGAACTGGACACACGAACGTCTGCTACCGAATCTTGA